Part of the Nicotiana sylvestris chromosome 2, ASM39365v2, whole genome shotgun sequence genome, TACTCGTCTAACAATGATTTTTCGTTGATGTATGCTTTCAAGGTTAaccgaatttaataattaaatataaaaatcaatatgatacctaaCCAATGATATATTCTATCTAATTTTAAATTATCAAAATATcatttcaaattcaaaaaagataCAAGAAATCTTGACGTATGAATATGAAAAAATAAAGAGATGATTGACGCATTTTaataacacttgataagaaagtgatacaaattattatttaaagtaaataaaaataaatatacttCATACTTCTATTAAATATTACATCTCATAAGAGGAGCCCAAATATTTCGTGACATTTCTTAtagaaaattctatataaagtcttggaagtatatataaaaattatatatttatacgcagctttggttcggattttttttacTCGAATTTTTTAATTGATTTGATTTGAATACCCTAATTATAATGTAGAAGATAAATAGATTAACAACTATCACGATtgataagaaaaagggaagataAATGAGATCCAAGTCTTTGGATTTCAATTTTACCCTATATAGTTAGTatacttctttttattttttggagtGAATGACCTTGTTCTGCATTTGGAATTATACAATTCTGCTCAGTAAAAGCATGCGGAATCTTCTGATAATGGTTGTCCGCATATGGTCTAATAGTGTTTCTTAACTAATAAATGTCATGGCCTTAACTAACATGCAATTCATGAAGTAGTAAAAGCCAAATAAAATAGGCTACCCTAATTTTTATGCAGATTATGCTCCAACCACATATCCCAATATTGTTAATCACATGCCTATAgttgtaaaaagaaaaagaagaagcgaCACTAATTAGACCAAATCAAAGTACAACAATCACTTAAGTACGGACTAATTGGGTCTTATGACTTTGATTCGGGCGAGGCCATTAGTCTCCAGTAACAGGTTGTACACGTTACATGCCACTTCTCTTAAGAAGTAATAatctaattaattaaatgagAGGCCCTTAATTGGCCTGAATTTTAAAATTGGTGCTCTTTACTTTATTCTGGAAAAGCTAGACGTCACCGACAGATATGGATCTTTAATTAATTTTGATTAGGCATCTTTACTTATATCTTAAGGGGTGTGCGACAATGAgattaagaataaagaaatagaaaaagaacCTGACATGTACAATTGCTTAATTATAGTAACATTTTCGTTACAAGAAAATTTTAGTGGACTAGCATATGCTTTGTTTCTTTGTCAGTATTATCCCGAAAAACCAACGATCCCAAATTGTTTTAAGTGTAATTTGTTTGTCTAAACCCATGCTTTCTTCTttcttagcaaaaaaaaaaaggaataatgaATTATAGAAGTACTCGTGAATGCTTAGATGTGCATAACAATAACTTGGAAGTTGGCGGGAGCAACTATACTAATTAAGCCGGGAAGGTAATCAAATGCTATAATTCACACTGCATGTACCTGATTATACAATTTTCTTTTCTAGATAATAAACTTAATTATAAAAATTGCAGAAACAGAAAATGATTTTGATAGGTGTGTGACCACGCCcagcccaactatgccttataaaaaggactaagcggtcattgcaaatataatctggtttacaagtccggagtcgaatcctacAGAGAACTAAGGCCTAGCTACAAATGTTCagtatcaccaagaagacaagcttgaacagttcctaacttatagatattaagattctcgTGTTTAACTAAGTaactaataaattaaaataataaattaacaactacaGATACTaagggtgtcacacctcctttttccggcaccgcgaggggcgtaggagttttttccaattaaaggacaattaaaacgggatttatttatttatttatttcagagtcgccacttgggagatttagggtgtcccaagtcaccaattttaatcccaaatcgaggaaaagaatgactctgtattacagtctgcgaaccagaaatccggataaggaattctgttaacccgggagaaggtattaggcattcccgagttccgtggttctagcacggtcgctcaactattatatttggcttatttatctgattttttaaataattaagaacttatatgcaaatttagcttttaaaaccgcttttatcattattcctcttattattttatacaagaattgcaacgttgtgaaaacgcatctcgaaccacgtcacaaccagtgtacacgtgatttgttgacgcattttgactctgccaagattgggatttgggttacataaatgcacacccatgtttaagaaaattcccttattaaatatgcgccaaaatactacgcgttattatACTATTAGTTTATGTTTGATTTTATACACCCATTTACACCCTATTGCCTTCTTTCCAATTAGAAGGGGAACTAAGTCCCAAGTTTTATTTGCATACAATGCTTGGAATTCTTGATTCATTGGTGCTTGCCAGGCAGGCTTCACAGTAGCTTCCTCATATGAGCTAGGTTCATATTCATGTGAGGCAGTTCCCATCAAATACTGACAGGTGGAATTTACAATATTAGGTGAATTATCATGAGGCTTGGGTACAGAGGTATTGAAGGAAAAAGACTGTGTGCTTTGGCTATCATTTGGAGAGGATGATTGGTTCTGATGAGTCTGCTGAAGTTTGGAAAGTACACACTATTAGCCTTTAAGATAGATAGGAATTTTCAGAGTTCTTGAAGGTCTACTCTGATTTAAGACTGAAGTACCTGGATCCTGGATCATGACAGTTGGATTGTGAGGAGAAGTAGGAGAAACCTCTCTTGGACTGTCAGCAACAGGGAAAGTTCCTGATGTTTGGCTGCCCAAGGGTGACTGAGAAAGTCAGGAGTCATCATCAAAAGGGTTAGATTGAGGTGAAATCAAGTCTGATTTAGAAAAAGGCTAACTCCTAGGCAGGTTCCCTAGTGACACTTTATGGTAATTTTCATTCAGTAAGTGTGGAATACTTCCTATATCATTAGAAGGAAAGAGATCATCTGACAAATATGACTTCATTTGAGGAAATGAGGGGAAAACTTTACTTGACTCAATGAACAGAACAAATGGGAACATATTCTCATGGAATACTACATCTTTTAAAATACTTATCTTCTTAGTGGCCAGATTTAGTACCTTATAGCCTTTTGTCCCAAAGGGATATCCCACAAAAATATGAGGATTAGATCTTGGTTTCTTTGTGTGTTTTGAGAGTggtaggaaagcataaacaaccAAAACTTCTGAGATGGGAGTAACTTGGTTTCTTTTGGTACAGCAGTTCAAATGGACATTTGGTCTTGAGTGATGAAGAGGGTAGTCTGTTTATTAGATAAGCAGATGTCAGAATGCACTCTCCACAATACTGCATGGGTAGTTTTGATTGATACAAGAGTGTACTGGCTGTTTCTAGCAGGTATTTATGTTTTCTTTCCACcataccattttgttgtggtgtatatGGGCATGTTCTTTAATGTATAATGCCCTTTGATTGGAAAAATGAGGTAGCTTCAAGGCTAGTGAACTCAAGACCATTGTCAGTTCTTATGGCCTTGATGTTAGTATTGAATTGGTTTTCTACCATGGCAAAAACGGCCTTGATAGTGTGTAGGGCATTGCTCTTACAACTTAATAAGTGAGTCCATATGGACATGCTGTAATCATCTACAAGGGTGATGAAGTATTtatatttgttatgtgttataaCATGATATGGACCCCACAAGTCAATGTGTAGAAACTCAAAATTTTTGGTAGTCAGTGTTGTTCTTTCTGGGAAAGGTAGCCTGGCTTGTCTTGCCATTGGACAAATAGGGCAAAGAAAAGATTGTTTGGGTGCAAAGTTGATAGGTATAGAGGAAATCCCTTTCATTTTGACAAAAGGCACATGTCATAATCTGTTATGCCACAAAAGATCAAGTAAATGTTCTGTAGTAGAGGAAGCATTAGACAAACAAGAGTCACTTTTATTGCTTGAACTATTTACAGAATAATGTGAATATGGAAGAGAACTACTTCTATTACTACTATGAGATGGGGTAACCATAGCGGGAGCAACAAGGATAGTAGAAACCAGTTTATTTGTGTTAGCTAAttgggaagaagaaaatgaaCTATATGTGTTGACCACAGAATGTACCTTATCTTTATTACTAGTAAAACATGGAATGGATGTACTAGAAGAATTAGATGAGGTTGAACCAGTATTGCAGTTGCTTGAACAATATAAGTATAGGTCAGTCTTGGCTTTACCAATCTCCAGTGGCCTCTTTAGTAAAAGGCCTTGTAAAAGAATACAAACGTATTTGGCGAATACTATAATACAGTCAAGCTGAACTGTTAAATAATGGACTGATATCAGATTGAACTTAAAACTGGGAACAAAAAAGACCTTCTTGAGGCTGAATCTAGGACTTAGAACTACATCATCAATCAGTGTCACCTTAACCTTGTAGCCATTTGGTAGGGTGACTAAGTATGGGTAAACTAAGGTTTTGATATTGGTTAGAATTGATTTGTTATATGTCATATGATTTGTGGCTCCAGAATCAAGGATCCAAGAGTCAGCATTTGGACTAGAACTATCACACAAATGGACACTAGAATCAAAGTGAGTAAAGCATGCTGAGATACCTGCAAAACGTTCACAGCTCCTCCATTGATGGTATTGCTTGTGGATTTGTCTTCTTCTCCTTGAAAGCTTTCCAGGATGCTGAGCAATTGGCCATATTGTTCTTTAGTCAGACTGTGCATATGTCGACTCTGTTCCTGATCCTGAGAGCCATTTCCATCATCTTTCATTGCAGCACCTTCACTTGATGACCCAAATACATTTCCAGCAATTCTTCTTCCCTTATTGAACTTGGAATTCTGTGGGAATCCTTGAAGTTTGTAACACTTATCATTAGGGTGTCCTGGCCTCTTGCAGTATTCACAGAATGGCCAAGGTCTATTATTGAGCTGATTTCCCTTATATCCACTGTTGGTGTTATTGTTTCCCTGTTGACTGTAGTTTGTTCTGAAGTTCCTATTTCCTGATCCACTTGCATTCAAGGCAGTAGAATCCATTGAAAAATTATTACTTGGTTTGACTTCCCTTTGCTTCTCCTCTTGAATGAGAATGGAGAAGGCTTGAGCTATTGTTGGAAGAGGATTTATCATCAAAATACTTTCTCTACGACAGTATACACTTCGTTAAGCCCCATCAGAAATTAAATTAACCTTCTATCATGTTCAACTTTATGCATGTTTTCTCTTGCTCCACAAGTGCATTTGCAAGCACATTTGGCATGTATGTTCAGCGTGTTGAGTTCCACCCAGAGTTTCTTCATCTTTGTATAATATCCAGTGATGTCCAAATTCCCTTGGCTCAGatcatttatttctttttggagctgATACAACTTAGCACTATTAATTGGATCATATTTGTCCTCTAATTCCTGCCAAAGCTCTTTAGCATCATTGGTGTATAGCAAGCTGTTCGCTAGCTCTTAGACAACGAGTTAAGATCCACGAAATCACCATATCATCGCATCGCTCCCATTGGTCGAGGTTAATAGAATCAGGATCTGGTTTCTTACATTTTCCGGTGATGAACCCTAGTTTGTTTTTCATGGAGTGTGCTCTGAGGATTCCTCTTCATCATGATCGATAACCAATTCGGTCTAAAGCTACCGGAACTAGCATAGATCCAGCACTTTTTGATGGATGCATGTACAACGAACTTGTTGAATCTAGGGTCGTTTTGTCTGTCACCGGGACTTCGTTCTCTCCGGCCATGATTTAGCTCAACTAGGATGAAATCGTTATCAGCAAAGGTGAATTACTAGAATTAATCGATTAATTGATCGATTTCCACATAGAAACCCTAATTCTCAAAAAACAAAATAATGATCAATTTCTGATCATGCGAGCAGAGGAACGAAAATTGTAAGAAGATGAAGCTCTAGGTTGTTGCAtgggctctgataccatatgAAATTCAGAGGTAGTCGAGGTGAGTGACATGAGCTCAGCGTGAGCTCTAATGGAGGAAGAGAGCAGATCGTGCAAAAAAGAGATAAGGCACAAAATGAAGCTTCTAGAAAGAGGAGCCGATTTTCATTATTACAACTCAAAATGAAATTACACAGTTAATTTCCTATTTATAGTATCTAGACAAGTACCTCATATCAGCTAACTCCCTAACCAATATCTAATACATgtatgaaagaataaaaaaaatacaatgaATTACAAGGTGTAGAAAACAATGTATATGAATAATCTCAACAATAGGGTAATCCCTGTCCTTAAGGAATTCAAATCCTATTATATTACTGGAGTGTATGGCAGAGTTCTTTCAAAATTTACAAAGCCAAAAAGAAGTTCAAACTCCAAAAAATACTTGAATTTTCCCAAGAGCATGACGTGAATATTTGAGGGTGAAGAAGAGAAGTAAATAGTTAGGAATATCTAACTGTACTTACGTCTTGGAGGGGTAAAACAATGTAACACCTCAGATCTCTGTTAAAACAAACATAACTTTCATGAATAGGTATTTTCAACAtccattttattttgaaataaataagattgatgaatataattatttaattttgagATATCCGTACTATATATAGTATAGTCAATTTTGATTTTTCGTCCGTTAATGTATTTCAAAACGTAATTGAAGTGGTTAAAAATGTTCCTTTCTTTTTGTATTCTAACAATGCGCGACAACTTGCATTCTCTTCTCATCTCAATCACAATTACACCGTAACATATGCAAGATCCTTTTACTAAATTTAATGTAATTTAAACATTTAAATGGTGGGTGTGAGATCAATTTATGAAATCATTATTGTGAAAGATGTCTTATCATGTTAGGGCATTTAAATTAAACTCTAATCGAAATTATGTCAAATGGAAAGGAAAAGAACCGTTAGAACTAGATACCCTAAGCCTTCATTTCTTTAGGAGTGGATGCCAGATGATATTATGACATTATTTTATAATGGAGATGAAATAATTTGCAAATTTCTTTAACGCGGTTCAGGTATCCCATCATAT contains:
- the LOC138885165 gene encoding uncharacterized protein, with product MAGENEVPVTDKTTLDSTSSLYMHPSKSAGSMLVPELEDKYDPINSAKLYQLQKEINDLSQGNLDITGYYTKMKKLWVELNTLNIHAKCACKCTCGARENMHKVEHDRRESILMINPLPTIAQAFSILIQEEKQREVKPSNNFSMDSTALNASGSGNRNFRTNYSQQGNNNTNSGYKGNQLNNRPWPFCEYCKRPGHPNDKCYKLQGFPQNSKFNKGRRIAGNVFGSSSEGAAMKDDGNGSQDQEQSRHMHSLTKEQYGQLLSILESFQGEEDKSTSNTINGGAVNVLQVKVTLIDDVVLSPRFSLKKVFFVPSFKFNLISVHYLTVQLDCIIVFAKYVCILLQGLLLKRPLEIGKAKTDLYLYCSSNCNTGSTSSNSSSTSIPCFTSNKDKVHSVVNTYSSFSSSQLANTNKLVSTILVAPAMVTPSHSSNRSSSLPYSHYSVNSSSNKSDSYYPLHHSRPNVHLNCCTKRNQVTPISEVLVVYAFLPLSKHTKKPRSNPHIFVGYPFGTKGYKSPLGSQTSGTFPVADSPREVSPTSPHNPTVMIQDPGTSVLNQSRPSRTLKIPIYLKG